From one Solanum lycopersicum chromosome 12, SLM_r2.1 genomic stretch:
- the LOC104644936 gene encoding uncharacterized protein yields MARTHTPATGSQNPIPVPASWNTIRGRGMRRAQGRSRGRIAALPVEGQVPIVTHGRDRTVPSVAEDIHGDVQDRVDGDEPTQAPPSTIVTPVLQHTLARMLGLLEGMAQAGALPVTYDGSQTRIGGQTPDPIVSPDSQTPRTQPAAAVAPRLDSMEFPDIASHLANRPSMTIDEQKMFGRFRLMNPPTYTGDLTEVAYEFIVSCHERLKNLGLVESHGVDHTVFQMTGSAKQWWRDYISSRPTGSPPLSWTQFTQVFLSKFVPRSEREHKRDEFEGLQQGGMLVAEYEGRFHALVRHALMILPTEAERVRRFVKGLIIPIRLGVSQVVASGDPFQKVVDAVKELEMIRREGFEQREGKRTRYSGDFGGAPPRSRGYLGEVITLSPADSFMLLYLRQRLVTLGIVLRAQCILHRVHLLGLWFGEGILVSQGPLISLRLVGAILSVVIWDTL; encoded by the coding sequence ATGGCGAGAACTCATACACCGGCAACTGGTAGTCAGAATCCTATTCCTGTGCCTGCTTCTTGGAACACTATCCGAGGTAGAGGCATGAGACGAGCTCAAGGTCGGAGTAGGGGCCGTATTGCGGCACTACCTGTGGAAGGTCAAGTACCAATAGTTACCCATGGTCGTGATAGGACCGTACCTTCTGTTGCAGAGGAtattcatggggatgtgcaagatcgtgtcgatgGGGATGAGCCGACTCAGGCTCCACCCAGTACTATTGTCACCCCAGTGCTTCAACATACCTTGGCTCGTATGTTAGGACTCCTAGAAGGGATGGCTCAGGCAGGAGCTTTGCCTGTCACTTATGATGGATCACAAACCCGTATCGGAGGTCAGACTCCAGATCCGATAGTTTCTCCAGATTCTCAGACTCCCAGGACTCAGCCAGCTGCTGCTGTAGCTCctcgtttggatagtatggagtttccagaTATTGCATCACATTTGGCGAACAGACCTTCTATGACcattgatgagcaaaagatgtttgggaggttcagactaatgaatcctcctacttatactggtgacttaACTGAAGTTgcatatgaatttatagttagttgtcatgagaggttgaaaaatcttggattagtggagtctcatggagttgacCACACAGTGTTTCAGATGACTGGCTCCGCCaagcagtggtggagggattatattagtagtaggccaACTGGATCTCCTCCACTGTCCTGGACTCAGTTTACTCAggtatttttatcaaaatttgttCCACGCAGTGAGAGAGAGCACAAGAGGGAcgagtttgagggtttgcagcaaGGTGGTATGTTAGttgcagagtatgagggtaGATTTCATGCCTTGGTTAGGCATGCTTTGATGATACTTCCTACAGAGGCTGAAAGAGTGaggaggtttgttaaggggctgATTATTCCGATTCGTCTAGGAGTTTCTCAAGTTGTTGCTTCTGGTGATCCGTTCCAGAAAGTGGTGGATGCTGTTAAGGAATTGGAGATGATTCgacgtgagggatttgagcagcgTGAGGGCAAGAGGACCCGTTATTCAGGTGATTTTGGAGGTGCTCCGCCTAGGAGTCGAGGTTATCTAGGAGAGGTTATCACTCTCAGTCCAGCAGACTCATTCATGCTGCTATACCTGCGTCAAAGGCTGGTTACACTAGGCATAGTTCTTCGAGCTCAGTGCATACTTCACAGGGTTCATCTTCTAGGACTATGGTTTGGGGAGGGAATTCTGGTCAGTCAGGGTCCTCTCATCAGCCTGCGTCTTGTAGGGGCTATtttgagtgtggtgatatgggacactttgtga
- the LOC104644937 gene encoding uncharacterized protein, with protein MEKEQMKFRLSNKEATFNICRSMKESSEIQIVSTITYVVESVSEVQVDERLGVEALTSIIKNFDGDGIEEYGFLVATFERNEYRLKPTKLELGMKHRESPSARPSIVEAPKLEIKALLMHLMYVFLGKDDTSPVIIATNLNGQQEKFHFMVKVGIVLGNQIIEKGIEVDWAKVEVIEKLPPPISIKRVRSFLGCAGFYRRFVKDFSEIAHPLCKLLEKDCKFYFNKSCVYAFGELKEKLVSAPIVISPNWGEPFEVMCDASGWHLVWYCD; from the exons ATGGAAAAAGAGcagatgaagtttaggttgaGTAATAAAGAAGCAACTttcaatatttgtaggtccatgaaggAGAGTAGTGAGATCCAAATAGTATCTACAATCACCTATGTAGTTGAGAGTGTCTCAGAAGTGCAGGTTGACGAGCGATTAGGTGTTGAGGCACTAACAAGTATTATCAAGAATTTTGACGgtgatggtattgaagagtatggttTTTTGGTGGCCACATTTGAACGAAACGAATATCGGTTAAAGCCAACAAAGTTAGAGTTAGGCATGAAGCATCGTGAGTCTCCATCTGCGAGACCATCTATTGTGGAGGCACCAAAATTAGAGATTAAGGCTCTACTAATGCATTTGATGTATGTGTTTCTGGGTAAAGATGACACTTCACCGGTGATTATTGCAACAAATCTAAATGGGCAACAA GAGAAATTCCACTTTATGGTGAAAGTAGGTATAGTGTTGGGAAATCAAATCATAGAAAAGGGGATAGAGGTTGATTGGGCCAAAGTCGAGGTGATAGAGAAGCTTCCACCACCCATATCTATCAAGAGGGTGAGAAGTTTCCTTGGGTGTGCTGGTTTTTATCGGAGGTTTGTCAAGGATTTTTCAGAAATTGCACACCCTTTGTGTAAACTTCTAGAGAAGGACTGTAAGTTCTATTTCAATAAATCCTGTGTGTATGCATTTGGAGAGTTGAAAGAGAAGTTAGTTTCTGCTCCCATCGTTATTTCACCAAATTGGGGTgagccatttgaggtgatgtgtgatgcgagCGGGTGGCACTTGGTGTGGTATTGTGATTGA